A genomic region of Chromatiales bacterium contains the following coding sequences:
- a CDS encoding GMP synthase — MKNYLVIQHTYSEFLGLIESQLEKRDIGFSYFRPFTGQDLPGNVGQFDGVFFLAGAWPTTDEEHNPAVEGELNLIQIFQKARRPVIGIGMGGLLVAQAAGGTPRAEPAHVAKFVTARKTAAGEGDELAEAMAGRRVLVMYNGSVVLPEGLEPILVDEDGNWLAIHPEPHTYGLLFRPEMKPGMLEDIIMEDGHNPPDHIGELLGEARMEWGNMQETTDQVVVALVKECDLMQERHKMPVFSLKVE; from the coding sequence ATGAAAAACTATCTCGTCATTCAGCACACCTATTCGGAATTTCTCGGCCTGATCGAGAGCCAGCTGGAAAAGCGCGACATCGGCTTCAGCTATTTTCGCCCCTTTACCGGGCAGGACCTGCCGGGCAATGTCGGCCAGTTCGACGGCGTGTTCTTTCTGGCCGGTGCCTGGCCGACCACCGATGAGGAACACAATCCGGCGGTGGAGGGCGAACTCAACCTGATCCAGATCTTCCAGAAGGCCCGGCGCCCGGTGATCGGTATCGGCATGGGCGGCCTGCTGGTGGCCCAGGCGGCCGGCGGCACGCCGAGGGCCGAGCCCGCGCATGTGGCGAAGTTCGTCACCGCACGCAAGACCGCGGCCGGTGAGGGTGACGAGCTGGCCGAGGCCATGGCCGGGCGCCGGGTGCTGGTGATGTACAACGGCTCGGTCGTGCTGCCCGAAGGCCTGGAACCCATCCTGGTGGACGAGGACGGCAACTGGCTGGCCATCCACCCCGAGCCGCATACCTATGGTCTGCTGTTCCGTCCGGAAATGAAGCCCGGTATGCTGGAGGACATCATCATGGAAGACGGCCACAATCCGCCGGATCACATCGGCGAACTCCTGGGCGAGGCCCGCATGGAGTGGGGCAATATGCAGGAGACCACCGACCAGGTGGTCGTGGCCCTGGTCAAGGAATGCGACCTGATGCAGGAGCGGCACAAGATGCCGGTATTCAGCCTCAAGGTGGAATGA
- a CDS encoding AI-2E family transporter: MLDVLQEWYRRFFPEPQVLSFALLLFAGFALVIYFGQVLAPLLAALVIAYILDGAVAWLTGLRLPRLLASILVFCVWLAMMLLALFSLGPLLSQQVTQFFGELPRMLAQGQAALLHLPEQYPNLISAQQVNNILAAIQAELTAFGQQVLRFSLASVTGLITLMVYFVLVPLMVFFFLKDKESIIAWLSGFLPTERQLASDVWREVNVKIASYIRGKFWEILIVWVVTYVTFKLLGLNYAMLLSFLVGISVIVPYVGAAVVTVPVAFIAYFQWGLGSEFVYVLVAYGIIQFLDGNLLVPLLFSEVVNLHPVAIIAAVLIFGGLWGLWGVFFAIPLATLVNAIIKSWPTATRRARMEAAEPSQD, translated from the coding sequence ATGCTTGATGTCCTGCAGGAATGGTACCGGCGGTTCTTTCCCGAGCCGCAGGTCCTGAGCTTTGCCCTGTTGCTGTTCGCGGGCTTCGCGCTCGTGATCTATTTCGGCCAAGTGCTCGCCCCGCTGCTCGCCGCGCTGGTCATCGCCTATATCCTCGATGGCGCCGTCGCCTGGCTCACAGGGCTGCGCCTGCCGCGGCTGCTGGCCAGTATCCTCGTATTCTGTGTCTGGCTGGCGATGATGCTGCTGGCCCTGTTCTCGCTGGGGCCCTTGCTCTCCCAGCAGGTCACGCAGTTCTTCGGCGAGCTGCCGCGGATGCTGGCGCAGGGGCAGGCTGCGCTCCTGCATCTGCCCGAACAGTATCCCAACCTGATCTCGGCACAGCAGGTCAACAACATCCTGGCCGCGATCCAGGCCGAGCTCACCGCCTTCGGCCAGCAGGTGCTGCGCTTCTCGCTGGCCTCGGTCACCGGGCTGATCACGCTCATGGTGTATTTCGTGCTGGTGCCGCTGATGGTGTTCTTCTTCCTCAAGGACAAGGAAAGCATCATCGCCTGGCTGTCCGGTTTCCTGCCGACCGAACGTCAGCTGGCCAGCGACGTCTGGCGCGAGGTCAACGTCAAGATCGCGAGCTACATCCGCGGCAAGTTCTGGGAGATCCTCATCGTCTGGGTGGTCACCTACGTCACCTTCAAGCTGCTCGGGCTCAACTACGCCATGCTGCTGTCCTTCCTGGTCGGCATCTCCGTCATCGTGCCCTATGTCGGCGCCGCGGTGGTCACCGTGCCGGTGGCCTTCATCGCCTATTTCCAGTGGGGGCTCGGCTCCGAGTTCGTCTATGTGCTGGTGGCCTACGGCATCATCCAGTTCCTCGACGGCAACCTGCTCGTGCCGCTGCTCTTCTCCGAGGTGGTCAATCTGCACCCGGTCGCCATCATCGCGGCCGTGTTGATCTTCGGCGGACTGTGGGGCCTGTGGGGCGTCTTCTTCGCCATCCCGCTGGCGACGCTGGTCAACGCCATCATCAAGTCCTGGCCTACCGCCACCCGCCGCGCCCGCATGGAGGCGGCAGAGCCGAGTCAGGACTGA
- a CDS encoding TM2 domain-containing protein has product MSQAWKKLDLGGAGLQTVNARITSQMRRHRVAYPLALLLFPLGAHRFYLGTPLGGLAYLALGAATLLLVLLAPAWTALIPAALMLAFLVFDLFWMDRYILRFNKQLRMAQFMQPGTKPPKHFRGRYTDETDLEDYTKEKERERAGHQPVDFEALAEFGQKQYIASFNEQEAMLRELARQRKGSGGDDEGK; this is encoded by the coding sequence ATGAGCCAGGCCTGGAAAAAACTCGATCTCGGTGGGGCGGGCCTGCAAACCGTCAACGCCCGCATCACCAGCCAGATGCGCCGCCATCGCGTGGCCTATCCGCTGGCCCTGCTCCTGTTCCCGCTGGGGGCGCACCGCTTCTACCTGGGCACGCCGCTGGGCGGTCTCGCCTACCTGGCTCTGGGCGCGGCAACACTCCTCCTGGTCCTGCTGGCACCGGCCTGGACGGCCCTGATCCCGGCCGCGCTCATGCTGGCCTTCCTGGTCTTCGACCTGTTCTGGATGGACCGCTACATCCTGCGCTTCAACAAGCAGCTGCGCATGGCGCAGTTCATGCAACCGGGCACGAAACCGCCGAAGCACTTCCGCGGCCGCTACACTGACGAGACGGACCTCGAGGACTACACGAAGGAGAAGGAACGCGAACGCGCCGGCCATCAGCCGGTGGACTTCGAGGCGCTGGCGGAATTCGGCCAGAAGCAGTACATCGCCTCGTTCAACGAGCAGGAGGCCATGCTGCGGGAGCTGGCCAGGCAGCGCAAGGGATCGGGCGGGGACGACGAAGGGAAATAA
- the mtnC gene encoding acireductone synthase: protein MIRAILTDIEGTTSSLSFVKDVLFPYAAENLPAFVRAHADEPAVREQLDAVRAEIGGDADDEVVIGRLLRWIAEDQKITPLKALQGMIWEAGYRHGDFTGHVYPDAAKALRAWHDEGIMLYVYSSGSVAAQKLLFAHTEYGDLTPLFSGYYDTRIGHKREADSYVRIRDELGLAGSAILFLSDIREELDAAAKAGMKTVCLAREALPEEDIGHPVVGDFGQIDLESL from the coding sequence ATGATCCGCGCCATCCTCACCGACATCGAGGGCACCACCTCCAGCCTGTCCTTCGTCAAGGACGTGCTGTTCCCCTATGCCGCCGAGAACCTGCCGGCCTTCGTGCGTGCCCATGCCGACGAGCCCGCGGTGCGCGAGCAGCTCGATGCCGTGCGGGCGGAGATCGGCGGCGATGCCGACGACGAGGTGGTGATCGGCCGGCTGCTGCGCTGGATCGCCGAGGACCAGAAGATCACGCCGCTCAAGGCCCTGCAGGGGATGATCTGGGAGGCGGGCTACCGGCATGGCGACTTTACCGGGCATGTCTATCCCGATGCGGCAAAGGCCCTGCGTGCCTGGCATGACGAGGGCATCATGCTGTATGTGTATTCATCGGGTTCGGTCGCGGCGCAGAAGCTGCTGTTCGCGCATACGGAATACGGCGACCTCACGCCGTTGTTCTCCGGTTACTACGACACCCGCATCGGTCACAAGCGCGAGGCGGATTCCTATGTCCGGATCCGCGATGAACTCGGCCTGGCCGGCAGTGCCATCCTCTTTCTCTCCGATATTCGCGAGGAACTCGATGCCGCCGCAAAGGCCGGTATGAAGACCGTCTGCCTCGCCCGGGAGGCCTTGCCCGAAGAGGACATCGGACACCCGGTGGTGGGCGACTTCGGCCAGATCGACCTCGAGAGTCTCTAG
- a CDS encoding LysR family transcriptional regulator codes for MADRRLQVFYTVARLLSFTKAADALHMTQPAVTFQVRQLEDHFNTRLFDRTHNRVSLTEAGKRVFGYAERIFELYAEMENAVREMTGDVRGALTMGASTTIAEYMLPSLLGDFKSKYPDVNIRLKVSNTEGIVSMVENNVIDLGVVEAPVTNKNLLVEVCRVDQLVVIVPTGHELTERPTVSMAELARYPFICREEGSGTREVIMEYMAAQGLDKNDLSVCLELGSSEAIKGAVEAGMGVSILSSATIEKELQLGTLRAVPLDPPLERPFSFVRQRQKFRLRAMEELLDFARSYCDIQRQETGAPATAGAQATHS; via the coding sequence ATGGCCGACCGCCGCCTGCAGGTCTTTTACACCGTCGCCCGGCTACTGAGCTTCACCAAGGCTGCAGATGCCTTGCACATGACCCAGCCGGCCGTGACCTTCCAGGTCCGGCAGCTGGAGGATCATTTCAACACCCGGCTCTTCGATCGCACCCACAACCGGGTCTCGCTCACCGAGGCGGGCAAGCGGGTCTTCGGCTATGCCGAGCGCATCTTCGAATTGTACGCGGAAATGGAAAATGCCGTCCGCGAGATGACGGGGGATGTGCGCGGCGCCCTGACCATGGGGGCCAGCACCACCATCGCCGAGTACATGCTGCCGTCGCTGCTCGGCGATTTCAAATCGAAGTACCCGGATGTGAACATCCGGCTCAAGGTCTCCAACACCGAGGGCATCGTCTCCATGGTGGAGAACAATGTCATCGACCTCGGCGTGGTCGAGGCCCCGGTCACGAACAAGAACCTGCTGGTGGAGGTCTGCCGCGTCGACCAGCTGGTGGTGATCGTGCCGACCGGACACGAGCTGACCGAGCGGCCGACCGTGAGCATGGCGGAACTCGCACGCTACCCCTTCATCTGTCGCGAAGAGGGGTCTGGCACGCGCGAGGTGATCATGGAATACATGGCCGCACAGGGGCTGGACAAGAACGACCTCAGCGTCTGCCTGGAACTCGGCAGCTCGGAGGCCATCAAGGGGGCCGTGGAGGCGGGCATGGGTGTGTCCATACTCTCCAGCGCCACCATCGAAAAGGAGCTGCAGCTCGGTACGCTGCGGGCGGTGCCGCTGGACCCGCCGCTGGAGCGGCCCTTTTCCTTCGTGCGCCAGCGGCAGAAATTCCGCCTGCGGGCGATGGAGGAGCTGCTCGATTTCGCACGCTCCTACTGCGACATACAACGTCAGGAAACCGGCGCCCCGGCAACAGCCGGTGCGCAGGCCACGCATTCGTGA
- a CDS encoding Crp/Fnr family transcriptional regulator — translation MPGTAGADKKPEKRLVRLFKALPEGERQTLLAFAEFLVERSEGASLELPEPKPIPRPENESVIKAMRRLSATYHMLDKSKMLNETSSLMAEHVMQGRPAIEVIDELEILFERHYRRIVDDQSGE, via the coding sequence ATGCCCGGCACCGCGGGTGCGGACAAGAAGCCCGAGAAGCGACTGGTCAGGCTGTTCAAGGCCCTGCCCGAGGGCGAGCGCCAGACCCTGCTCGCCTTCGCCGAATTCCTGGTCGAACGCAGCGAAGGGGCCAGTCTCGAGCTGCCCGAGCCCAAACCGATTCCGCGCCCCGAGAACGAGAGCGTGATCAAGGCCATGCGTCGCCTGTCGGCCACCTATCACATGCTCGACAAGAGCAAGATGCTCAACGAGACCTCCTCGCTGATGGCCGAGCACGTGATGCAGGGCCGGCCGGCCATCGAGGTGATCGACGAGCTGGAGATCCTGTTCGAGCGCCACTACCGTCGCATCGTCGACGACCAGTCCGGTGAATAA
- a CDS encoding SCO family protein encodes MRTLLSLLLIASLGSTVLYQATDGLRALTSEGARRVAVTDAARPVPDVILQDQHGDRFSLAELQGQALVINFIYTRCPTVCLALGDALQQLQRALPAGGPGGDVLLLSISFDPANDTPARLAAYAEWFRAGEGWRVTRPLNEADLELLLERFGVVVIPDGRGGFEHNAALHLVDREGRLVAIRDLDDVEGVRRWLGEAS; translated from the coding sequence ATGCGCACCCTGCTGTCCCTGCTGCTGATCGCCAGCCTGGGTAGCACCGTGCTCTACCAGGCCACGGACGGCCTGCGGGCACTGACTAGCGAAGGCGCCCGGCGGGTGGCCGTCACCGACGCGGCTCGACCGGTGCCGGATGTCATCCTGCAGGACCAGCACGGCGACCGTTTCTCCCTGGCCGAACTCCAGGGGCAGGCCCTGGTGATCAACTTCATCTACACGCGCTGCCCCACGGTGTGCCTGGCCCTGGGCGATGCCCTGCAGCAATTGCAGCGCGCCCTGCCGGCCGGAGGTCCGGGCGGGGACGTGCTGCTGCTGAGCATCAGCTTCGACCCGGCCAACGATACGCCGGCGCGTCTGGCGGCCTATGCCGAGTGGTTTCGTGCCGGTGAGGGCTGGCGGGTGACGCGCCCCCTGAACGAGGCGGACCTGGAACTCCTGCTCGAGCGGTTCGGCGTGGTGGTGATCCCGGACGGGCGCGGCGGTTTCGAGCACAACGCCGCACTGCACCTGGTCGACCGCGAGGGACGGCTGGTAGCGATCCGGGATCTCGATGACGTCGAGGGGGTACGCCGCTGGCTGGGTGAGGCCTCATGA